GTAACAAGTGTACACAGGTGAGTGACTAAATCGGGGGTACACCTCGGCCAGCATGGCCTACATCCCGGGTGTACAAGTGACAAAATAGATTAAACACTACGGCCAGTAACTCAGCCAACACCCGGCATGCACAGGTCTGGGTCTGGGGCTTAGCTCCGATATCAtgtaaagtctgcgggcatccaactcaaaaccaattggaaatgagtggagcggccgttccatattatattttaaattaattaaacGGATTataacaatgtgggactatttaTCCTTTCACAGTGAAGGATACTAtcacatttttttttaatctaaaaAGGATCATCATGAAAAAGTGTTGGTAACTCTTTTCCTTAGCATTAATGGTAAGGTTTGATTTTTATTTGGTGAACATCAAAAACAATGATTTAGCTTAATAATACAGGGTCCATTTGGAAAATTCCCCAAGGCCCCATTTGTATTGGGATGGCCTTGGGCATAGCATTCACTTCCAAAACAACAAGTTGAAAACGAAGTATGAAAGGTTGGAACAATAATGGGTTAATTCTCGAACTAATTCACATGAGTAATTCAACTAGTAAAATTATAATGTACATACTCTCCCGTGGTTaacgatttttctttttttccgaaACAAAAATCTAGGCGGATAAACAATATTTTTAATCAATTGGATATACAACCACGGCTTTAGTCAGTCGTACAGGTGATCCAGCACGAGTGGAAAGGACGATTACAAAGATCCGACACAGTTTGAAGACACACAACAAAATATGCAGCTTAGAACATCAACTCCGATGTTCGTAGGAAAAATAATCTAATGTCTTCATTTTATCCGATCAAAATTGGCCAATTAAATGCTACTGATTATAGTGGAGAGGTCCATTTTTATCCAAACTCATCCATATATTATTTCAAATGGAGGAATGCTTAACAGTGGAGACTGAGAGACCGATCTCCAGCCGTTTGAaactttttttttactttgagTGGTTGATCATATGCCACTCAAACTTTTTTtcggtttatttatttatttaaaactcTTTGACGAATGTCCCTGTTAGAGAATATCTCTGATCTCTCACAGGTGTGACTGACAGGTTTTAGTAATGATAGGTACATGTCACCGGTCACAACTGTAACAAGTTCCGTCGGTTAATGATTTTTCCTTAAACATCTATTTTCTCTTCTCTCTTGTAATAGAAAATATTAAATCAAGAATTAATGAATTATCTTTGAGAAAATTGTCCAAAGACATTCATCTCTTTACATCGTATCAGATACCTAGTTCAATTTTACAAGTTCAACAATGGTATAACTCAACAAGCATATTCCTCTAATTTTCAAACCACCATTAAACATTAGACAACACAAATTTCTCTCTCCAAAAATCGTAAATTGTACCACTTCTTCGTAGCtacaatttttttcattttgttgatgaatcatTTCAATGTCCTATCAAGTTTTACAGGAAAAACATATTCAGttggtttagcaattgttgaagATCTATCATTTGTAGATCCAGATCCTAAAAATGAATGTGTCCGCAATACGATCTAAAACTACTAGGTAAATCAAGATCAAGAATTCTATCCCGGTTATTCTCTGCGCGTACTGAAGAAACTCACTCACAGGTGATTGATTGTACATTTTCTCGTGAGACTTGGATTCGTCTAGAGCACAATTACAATGCTACTACAAAGTCTTTGTTGATGCAATTAAAGACTGATTTAATTCGTTTTGAGAAGAGTAGTGATTCTTTGTTGGTGTATTTCAACAAAGAAATTTCTCATCAATTAGCACTAATTGATAGAGCAATTTCTGATGAGGATTTAGTCTATCACATTATATAAGGATTATCGTCGGAATTCAATGCATTCAAAACTTCGATATCAACACAACATTTGAAGAGTGATAATATGATCACATCTTTTGAGTTGTTAGGACTACTTCTCTCTGAAGAAGCACTCAGTTCTACAACTACTTCTTCTGCAAGTTGGTACAATAAGATAGGTCATCATGTCTATAACACCTTGAGGCATGTTTTGTCCTATGTTGATGAAGTTATTGATAATAATTTGTCAGTCAGACTTTGTACAACATGTCAAACTGCTAAGATTCAAGCATTATCTTTTCCATCTAGTTCTAATAATGTGTATGGTCCCTTGGACTGATTTATACATATGTATGGGTATTATGTGTCCTTTATTGACTTTTTCAGAAGGTTTACCTTGTTTTATCCATTAGCTTACAAGTCAGAGGTTCTTGATGTATTTGTCAAATTCAAGAATCATGTTGAGAATCTCCAAAATAGGAAAATCAAGTTTGTGCAATCTGACTGGGGAGGTGAGTACATAAATGCTTCTATTTACTTGAATAATTGTGGTATTGATCATAGGTTTTCTTGTCCTCATGCTTATGCTCaaaatgggaaagctgaaaggaAACACAAACATATAGTAGAAACTAAACTGACTCTTATTTCACATGCATGCTTCTATGCCACTTTCTTACTGGAGTTATGCTTTTGAAACTGCAAATTTTCTGATAAATAGACTTCCAACGCCTGCATTGCAGAAGTTATCACCTCTTCAATGCGATCCTTTTTCAGCACAAACCAAACTACATATTCCTACATACATTTGGTTGTGCATGTTTTACTTGTCTGGGACCTTTTATTGCTCATAAATTAGAACCAACGTTTGTCAAATGCATATTTTTGGGATATAATCATATGCACAAGGGTTATAAATGTTCCAATCCTCTTACCAACAAAGTCATTATATCAAGGGATGTTAGATTTGAGGAGCCTGAATTTCCATATGCATAAATATTTCAGCATGTTTAATCTAATAACGTAACATTATCTACAATAACCATTTTACCCTCCAGTGTTTCTCCTGCTGCTTTTTCAAATGAGGTTGACATTCCTTTATCTGACATTTCTAAGTTTCCAACAATTTTTCAGTACATTCCATCAATACCTCCCACATCCACGTACAACCAATACAAATGCTCACTTTATGACCAGCAGAAGTAAAAACAAAGGTATATTTTCAAACCAAAAGTCCTTGCTTCTGAAGACCTGACAGTTTATGAAGATATTACAACACCTACTTTTTACTCTAAAGATGGCAAAGATCCAAGACAGAGAGATGCTATGGATAAGGTGATAAATGCCTTGCTACAAAATAGAACTTGGAAGTTAGTTCTTGTCAGTTCAGGTGAGAATGTCATTGGTAGTAAGTGGATCTTTAGGATTAAAAGAAATGCATATGGAACAATTAAAAGAGGTTCAATCAAGTTAAGGGAGACTATCAAGATACATTATGTCCTTGTCAAGACTAATAGAGTCAGAATGATTATTTCCATGTCACTTTACAGGGGCTAGCAGATTAGGCAATTTGATgtcaaaaatgcatttttacaTGGTCATTTGTCATAATATGTATTTATGGATTAACCACCAGGTTATACAGAGAAGTTTCTCCCACGACATGTTTGCGAACTCCAAATTAAATTCATTGTATGGGTAAAGCAAGATTCAAGGGCCTGGATTGCAAGATTAAGTCGGTTCTTGTAGCAATGTGGATTTTAGTCTTTTAAGAATGATACATCTTTGTTATTCAAATATACATCTTCTTCAACCATGTATGTATCGAttttatgtagatgacattctTGTGACCGACAGTTCTTCTATAGTTATTGATCAGCTTCTTATTGATTTGGGGAAAGAATTTGTCATGAAGGATTTGGGTGAATTATATTTCTTTTTAGGCATTCAAGCATCCATAAAAAAGGAAGACATTATGCTTTCTCAAGAGCAATACATTTCCCATAGATCAAAAACGAATTTTGCAAAGTCTTCATCCACACGAATTGCTTATACTCAAACTAATGATGATTATCCATATTTTGATGATCCTACATTGTATACAAGCATTGTTGGTGCTTTTCAATATGCAACaactacaagacctgatattggtTATGCGTTTAATAGAGCTTGTCAGCATATACAGTCTCCTACTGAAATGTAGAGAGATGCTATGGATAAGGTGATAAATGCCTTGCTACAAAATAGAACTTGGAAGTTAGTTCTTGTTAGTTCAGGTGAGAATGTCATTGGTAGTAAGTGGATCTTTAGGATTAAAAGAAATGCAGATGGAACAATTAAAAAAGGTTCAATCAAGTTAAGGGAGACTATCAAGATACATTCTGTCCTTGTCAAGACTAATAGAGTCAGAATGATTATTTCCATGTCACTTTACAGGGGCTAGCAGATTAGGAAATTTGATgtcaaaaatgcatttttacaTGGTCATTTGTCATAATATGTATTTATGGATTAACTACCAGGTTATACAGAGAAGTTTCTCCCACGACATGTTTGCGAACTCCAAATTAAATTCATTGTATGGGTAAAGCAAGATTCAAGGGCCTGGATTGCAAGATTAAGTCGGTTCTTGTAGCAATGTGGATTTTAGTCTTTTAAGAATGATACATCTTTGTTATTCAAATATACATCTTCTTCAACCATGTATGTATCGAttttatgtagatgacattctTGTGACCGACAGTTCTTCTATAGTTATTGATCAGCTTCTTATTGATTTGGGGAAAGAATTTGTCATGAAGGATTTGGGTGAATTATATTTCTTTTTAGGCATTCAAGCATCCATAAAAAAGGAAGACATTATGCTTTCTCAAGAGCAATACATTTCCCATAGATCAAAAACGAATTTTGCAAAGTCTTCATCCACACAAATTGCTTATACTCAAACTAATGATGATTATCCATATTTTGATGATCCTACATTGTATACAAGCATTGTTGGTTCTTTTCAATATGCAACaactacaagacctgatattggtTATGCGTTTAATAGAGCTTGTCAGCATATACAGTCTCCTACTGAAATGTAGAGAGATGTTATGGATAAGGTGATAAATGCCTTGCTACAAAATAGAACTTGGAAGTTAGTTCTTGTTAGTTCAGGTGAGAATGTCATTGGTAGTAAGTGGATCTTTAGGATTAAAAGAAATGCAGATGGAACAATTAAAAAAGGTTCAATCAAGTTAAGGGAGACTATCAAGATACATTCTGTCCTTGTCAAGACTAATAGAGTCAGAATGATTATTTCCATGTCACTTTACAGGGGCTAGCAGATTAGGAAATTTGATgtcaaaaatgcatttttacaTGGTCATTTGTCATAATATGTATTTATGGATTAACCACCAGGTTATACAGAGAAGTTTCTCCCACGACATGTTTGCGAACTCCAAATTAAATTCATTGTATGGGTAAAGCAAGATTCAAGGGCCTGGATTGCAAGATTAAGTCGGTTCTTGTAGCAATGTGGATTTTAGTCTTTTAAGAATGATACATCTTTGTTATTCAAATATACATCTTCTTCAACCATGTATGTATCGAttttatgtagatgacattctTGTGACCGACAGTTCTTCTATAGTTATTGATCAGCTTCTTATTGATTTGGGGAAAGAATTTGTCATGAAGGATTTGGGTGAATTATATTTCTTTTTAGGCATTCAAGCATCCATAAAAAAGGAAGACATTATGCTTTCTCAAGAGCAATACATTTCCCATAGATCAAAAACGAATTTTGCAAAGTCTTCATCCACACAAATTGCTTATACTCAAACTAATGATGATTATCCATATTTTGATGATCCTACATTGTATACAAGCATTGTTGGTTCTTTTCAATATGCAACaactacaagacctgatattggtTATGCGTTTA
This genomic stretch from Papaver somniferum cultivar HN1 chromosome 5, ASM357369v1, whole genome shotgun sequence harbors:
- the LOC113280726 gene encoding uncharacterized protein LOC113280726, which gives rise to MYRFYVDDILVTDSSSIVIDQLLIDLGKEFVMKDLGELYFFLGIQASIKKEDIMLSQEQYISHRSKTNFAKSSSTQIAYTQTNDDYPYFDDPTLYTSIVGSFQYATTTRPDIGYAFNRACQHIQSPTEM
- the LOC113280727 gene encoding uncharacterized protein LOC113280727, producing MIHLCYSNIHLLQPCMYRFYVDDILVTDSSSIVIDQLLIDLGKEFVMKDLGELYFFLGIQASIKKEDIMLSQEQYISHRSKTNFAKSSSTQIAYTQTNDDYPYFDDPTLYTSIVGSFQYATTTRPDIGYAFNRACQHIQSPIESDWTEVKRILRYL